One window from the genome of Nocardioides panaciterrulae encodes:
- a CDS encoding YhjD/YihY/BrkB family envelope integrity protein — MGKVADTLDHGQRRFPPVAVPIAVVYKFFDDQGNYLAAIITYYAFVAIFPLLLLATSIFGFVLQGNPDLQAQVLSSTLSQFPIIGEQLGRPEGLQGSVTAIVVGGLAALYGSLGLGQAIQNAMNIAWSVPRNSRPNPILLRLRSLFLLVTAGAAVVAISVLSALVSNTQVLANAGGWLGWVVRIGTVLVVGVVLMLLFRVAAARDHPLKAAAPGAFSVAAMWQVLQYVGTWYVTHVLTETSAMNQTFGLVLGLVGLIYIASVMGVLGIEINVVLARRLWPRALLTPFTDAVQLTDADRKAYASYARAQRHKGFERVDVSFDGRDGPGEPDHLSGTKR, encoded by the coding sequence GTGGGGAAGGTCGCCGACACTCTCGACCACGGGCAGCGGCGGTTCCCTCCCGTGGCGGTCCCGATCGCGGTCGTCTACAAGTTCTTCGACGACCAGGGCAACTACCTCGCCGCGATCATCACCTACTACGCGTTCGTGGCGATCTTCCCGCTGCTGCTGCTGGCGACCTCGATCTTCGGGTTCGTGCTCCAGGGGAACCCCGACCTGCAGGCGCAGGTGCTGAGCTCGACGCTGAGCCAGTTCCCGATCATCGGGGAGCAGCTCGGCCGGCCCGAGGGCCTGCAGGGGTCGGTGACCGCGATCGTGGTCGGCGGGCTGGCGGCGCTCTACGGCTCCCTCGGGCTCGGCCAGGCCATCCAGAACGCCATGAACATCGCCTGGTCGGTGCCCCGCAACAGCCGGCCGAACCCGATCCTGCTGCGGCTGCGCAGCCTGTTCCTGCTGGTGACGGCCGGCGCCGCGGTGGTCGCGATCTCGGTGCTCTCGGCGCTGGTGAGCAACACCCAGGTGCTCGCGAACGCCGGCGGCTGGCTCGGCTGGGTGGTCCGCATCGGGACCGTGCTGGTCGTCGGCGTGGTGCTGATGCTGCTGTTCCGGGTGGCGGCGGCCCGCGACCACCCGCTGAAGGCCGCGGCGCCCGGGGCGTTCTCGGTCGCCGCGATGTGGCAGGTGCTGCAGTACGTCGGCACCTGGTACGTCACCCACGTGCTCACCGAGACCAGCGCGATGAACCAGACCTTCGGGCTGGTGCTGGGGCTGGTCGGGCTGATCTACATCGCCTCGGTGATGGGCGTGCTGGGCATCGAGATCAACGTGGTGCTGGCCCGCCGGCTGTGGCCCCGCGCGCTGCTCACGCCGTTCACCGACGCGGTGCAGCTCACCGACGCCGACCGCAAGGCCTACGCCAGCTATGCCCGGGCCCAGCGGCACAAGGGCTTCGAGCGGGTCGACGTCAGCTTCGACGGCCGCGACGGACCGGGCGAACCGGATCACCTCAGCGGCACGAAGCGGTAG
- a CDS encoding protein-L-isoaspartate O-methyltransferase family protein → MDAGPDRVAAAFAACPRARFLPAGQQRRADFDGPIQIGHGQTCSQPRTVEAMLRLLEVRPGQRVLDVGSGSGWTTALLAHLTGPAGTVVGVEIEPELVRFGADHLARTGQPWARIAPAVEGVLGWPAQAPYDAILVSAGARALPAEMVDQLAAPGRLVIPVAGWMLLVEKDTAGEVRTGRHGSYRFVPLR, encoded by the coding sequence ATGGACGCCGGACCGGACCGTGTCGCCGCGGCGTTCGCGGCCTGCCCGCGGGCACGGTTCCTGCCCGCGGGACAGCAGCGGCGCGCGGACTTCGACGGGCCGATCCAGATCGGCCATGGCCAGACCTGCTCCCAGCCGCGCACGGTCGAGGCGATGCTCCGGCTGCTGGAGGTGCGGCCCGGGCAGCGGGTGCTCGACGTGGGGTCGGGGTCGGGGTGGACCACCGCGCTGCTGGCGCACCTGACCGGTCCCGCCGGGACGGTGGTGGGGGTGGAGATCGAGCCGGAGTTGGTGCGGTTCGGGGCCGACCACCTGGCCCGGACCGGCCAGCCGTGGGCCCGGATCGCGCCGGCGGTCGAGGGCGTGCTGGGCTGGCCGGCGCAGGCGCCGTACGACGCGATCCTGGTCTCCGCGGGCGCCCGCGCGCTGCCCGCGGAGATGGTCGACCAGCTGGCCGCGCCCGGCCGGCTGGTGATCCCGGTGGCCGGCTGGATGCTGCTGGTGGAGAAGGACACCGCCGGCGAGGTGCGCACCGGCCGGCACGGGAGCTACCGCTTCGTGCCGCTGAGGTGA
- a CDS encoding DUF1295 domain-containing protein — MSTGTGVLVVVLVALLCAVVTMAAAALRARQLGVVAVVDVAWGLGFVVTAVVTAAVGTAVDGADARRWLVALLVAVWGLRLAWHVRRRAVGGGGHEDPRYAEMLGGSLREVGMAAAVRRVFAVQGVAQWFVALPVAVGAALGTAWSWAAVAGVAVWLVGLVFEAVGDAQLRRYKARPRDERPPVMDRGLWGWTRHPNYFGDACVWWGLWLVAGLAAGWLPGLLTVLSPVVMTLFLRNVTGAKLLERTMSRRPGWDEYAARVPMFVPRPPRR, encoded by the coding sequence ATGTCCACCGGGACCGGCGTGCTGGTCGTCGTCCTCGTCGCGCTGCTGTGCGCGGTCGTGACGATGGCGGCGGCCGCGCTGCGGGCCCGGCAGCTCGGCGTGGTCGCGGTGGTCGACGTGGCGTGGGGGCTGGGCTTCGTCGTGACCGCGGTCGTGACCGCGGCGGTGGGCACCGCGGTCGACGGCGCGGACGCCCGGCGCTGGCTGGTCGCGCTGCTGGTGGCGGTGTGGGGGCTGCGGCTGGCCTGGCACGTGCGCCGGCGGGCGGTCGGCGGGGGCGGCCACGAGGACCCGCGCTACGCCGAGATGCTCGGTGGGTCGCTGCGCGAGGTGGGCATGGCGGCCGCCGTACGCCGGGTCTTCGCGGTGCAGGGCGTGGCCCAGTGGTTCGTCGCGCTGCCGGTCGCGGTGGGCGCGGCGCTCGGCACCGCCTGGTCGTGGGCCGCGGTCGCCGGGGTCGCGGTGTGGCTGGTCGGCCTGGTCTTCGAGGCGGTGGGCGACGCCCAGCTGCGGCGCTACAAGGCGCGGCCGCGCGACGAGCGCCCGCCGGTGATGGACCGCGGGCTGTGGGGCTGGACCCGGCACCCGAACTACTTCGGCGACGCCTGCGTGTGGTGGGGGCTGTGGCTGGTGGCCGGGCTGGCCGCCGGCTGGCTGCCCGGCCTGCTCACCGTGCTCAGCCCGGTCGTGATGACGCTCTTCCTGCGCAACGTCACCGGCGCGAAGCTGCTCGAGCGGACGATGTCCCGGCGCCCGGGGTGGGACGAGTACGCCGCCCGGGTGCCGATGTTCGTGCCCCGGCCACCGCGGCGCTGA
- a CDS encoding SAM-dependent methyltransferase, with protein MTDTATPATPATPASPATADTAGPGRSPATDGRSPAPGGVATALAEAARPFVGGELPVRLRAWDGSEAGPADGPRVELRSPDAVRRLLWHPGELGAAQAYVTGELDVPEVDGWTLDRALAHAFAVAAQRGLSGSRPSPTALAAAVRTLLGVPELRAALLGRPPAPPASQARVRGRLHSPLRDRRAISHHYDLSNEFYSLILEESMAYSCGYFTSEDTTLEEAQHAKLSLVCRKLGLAEGSTLLDVGCGWGSLSLHAAEHFGARVVGVTIAAEQKRFIDARIAERGLADRVEIRLQDYREVPERDHFDAVSSLEMGEHVGERNYPTYAEVLRRSVRPGGRVLVQQMSRTGRWPGGGPFIESFIAPDMYMRPVGETVAYLERGGLEVRDVHALREHYVRTVDGWLERFEANRDRLAELVGEEVVRVWRLYLVGGSMAFRDGRMGVDQILMVRPGAAHDLPPTRGS; from the coding sequence ATGACCGACACGGCCACCCCCGCCACCCCCGCCACCCCCGCCAGCCCGGCCACCGCTGACACCGCGGGCCCGGGCCGGTCCCCGGCCACCGACGGCCGGAGCCCGGCCCCCGGTGGGGTCGCGACCGCGCTGGCCGAGGCGGCCCGCCCGTTCGTCGGCGGGGAGCTCCCGGTCCGGCTGCGGGCCTGGGACGGCTCCGAGGCGGGCCCCGCCGACGGGCCGCGGGTCGAGCTGCGCTCGCCCGACGCCGTACGCCGGCTGCTGTGGCACCCCGGGGAGCTGGGCGCGGCGCAGGCCTACGTGACCGGCGAGCTCGACGTGCCCGAGGTGGACGGCTGGACCCTGGACCGGGCGCTCGCCCACGCGTTCGCGGTCGCGGCGCAGCGGGGCCTGTCCGGCTCCCGGCCCTCGCCCACCGCGCTGGCGGCCGCGGTCCGCACCCTGCTCGGCGTGCCCGAGCTGCGCGCGGCGCTGCTCGGCCGGCCGCCGGCCCCGCCGGCCTCCCAGGCCCGGGTGCGCGGCCGGCTGCACAGCCCGCTGCGCGACCGGCGGGCGATCAGCCACCACTACGACCTCTCCAACGAGTTCTACTCGCTGATCCTGGAGGAGTCGATGGCGTACTCGTGCGGCTACTTCACGAGCGAGGACACCACGCTCGAGGAGGCCCAGCACGCGAAGCTGTCGCTGGTCTGCCGCAAGCTCGGACTGGCCGAGGGCAGCACCCTGCTCGACGTCGGCTGCGGCTGGGGGTCGCTGTCGCTGCACGCCGCCGAGCACTTCGGTGCCCGGGTGGTCGGCGTGACGATCGCCGCCGAGCAGAAGCGGTTCATCGACGCGCGGATCGCCGAGCGGGGGCTCGCCGACCGGGTCGAGATCCGGCTGCAGGACTACCGCGAGGTGCCCGAGCGCGACCACTTCGACGCGGTGTCCTCCCTCGAGATGGGCGAGCACGTCGGGGAGCGCAACTACCCGACGTACGCCGAGGTGCTGCGCCGCTCGGTCCGCCCCGGCGGCCGGGTGCTGGTGCAGCAGATGTCGCGCACCGGGAGGTGGCCCGGTGGCGGCCCGTTCATCGAGTCGTTCATCGCGCCGGACATGTACATGCGCCCGGTCGGCGAGACCGTCGCGTACCTGGAGCGCGGGGGGCTCGAGGTCCGGGACGTGCACGCGCTGCGGGAGCACTACGTGCGCACGGTGGACGGCTGGCTGGAGCGCTTCGAGGCGAACCGGGACCGGCTGGCCGAGCTGGTGGGCGAGGAGGTCGTGCGCGTGTGGCGGCTCTACCTGGTCGGCGGCTCGATGGCGTTCCGCGACGGGCGGATGGGCGTCGACCAGATCCTGATGGTGCGGCCCGGCGCCGCCCACGACCTGCCGCCGACCCGGGGCTCCTGA